TTTTCTTAGTATGTTTGGCCTCAACACAAATAGGACATTTGGAGGCTTTGTACGTCTATTTTATCAAAAGAAATCAAGTTCATATCTTTTAACTTTTTTCATGTAAGAAAATTTAAATGTCATAATCGATTGTGCCAAACATCCATAGACTCAACAATATAAGCAAAAGAGGAAGTACTTTCATTATTTTTCAAAACATTCAACACAAACAATCCTTCACTAAGGTAACATTTCCTAACAAATCCGTTCTTAGAGATAATAATCTTGTCCGCTTAAAAGACAAGTTTTAGGCCGGCTTTTTTGAGAAGGGCACACGAAACAAGATTCCTCCTAAGGGATGGAACATACAAGACATTATTCAAAGATTAAAGTTTTTTCGGAAGTGAGTTTAAGGTGGACCTTCCCTTTGCCAAGAACTCCGGCGATGCTACTATTTCCCATGTAAACATTGTCTCCATCGGAAGCATCCTCAAAATCCGTCATGATAGCCTTGTTAGCACAAAAGTGTTTTGATGCTCCCGTATCCAAGATCCATTCCAGCTTCTTCTCCACCAAGTTGGCTTCAACAAACACCGCGACTATCACCTCATTCTTTTCAACAAGGTTGGCTTGGGAGACACCATTGGAGTTCCTCTTGTGGCGGTGGTCATATTGATAGGCTTTGTGTCCTATCGTTCCACACACATAGCAAGATCTTTTGGTCTTTTGAATCTTGTGGTTGTTAGTGAAGTTTCCTTTGGTTGAATCATTCTTCTTCTACCCTTTGAGCCTGTTTTTACCCATAGGAGCACCAGATTCAACCAAGTTAGCTTTCGAAAAATTCAAAGAAAGAGATTCAAACTTATCCTTGAGGCGGTTCGCCTCTTCGATCCTCATATGACCAATGAGTTCTTGAAGGTTCATGTCATTCATATTGTGTTTCAAAGAATTGCGGTAGTCATTCCATGATGGTGGAAATTTCTCCAAGAGTACATTGTCTTGAAGAGTTTCACACATCTTCATACCTTCACCCAAGATGTCGGTGATGATGTTCTGATAATCATGGACTTGATCCATGATGGAATTTGTCACCCGTCATCTTGAAATTGGTCCACTTACCAACAACATACTTCTTCTTACCAGCATCATCGGCTCTATACTTCTTTTGCAAGGTGTCCCAAATGGACTTGCTTGACTGATTGGTGATGAGGAGGTCAAACAAGATTCCATTCACATGATGGAGAATGTGATCCTTAACAAGTTTGTTGTCTTTCTCCTTCTTGGTCAATGCTTCGGCCGTCTTCTTGGCATCTTTTTCCAAAAGGGAGGAATCCGGTGCTACCGTCTTGCCTGCTTCTATTGATTAAATCACATCCTCATAGAGCACATAATCTATTTCAAGTTGCTAAAAAAAGATCAACAATTTTTTTGACCATCTCTTACAgttcttgccatcaagaggcTCCAAATTAGAGAGGTCGTAAAGGGTCTTGTTCATCATAGAGTTATCCATAGCAATAGACATAATATCTCGTTTTCAAAATGTTGTGTTTTCAAGGCTAATATGAATAACAAGAAAGTAGGACTTACGGAACTTATTgtgccgtggtaaccaaaccactgccttaAAAACAAGATTTGGTGCAACCGCGGTACATAATTGCATTCACCGATTTGTTTCCTAAGGTTTACACATCTCAACACACAATGGAACTCTTGGGTGTGAGATGGAGTTACTtgaacttatgcccaaaagagaggaagaaaaggagaagaTAAGAGAATGATTTTTCTGTAAACAACTCAAGAAATGaagcatatatttataggattAGAGGAGTATATAAAACCgctcaaagaaatcaaaggaatcAAATGACATTGAACAACCAATTAAACCCATGATAATGAAGAGTTCataacccccataatcaagagaaataatggaccaacttaatcaccataatcaaaatgataattgtccataaaccatatttaaaaggttgtcataaaagaggaattcaaagagataataaaaaaacGGGACAAAACTGAAGAAGTGTTCTCAAAATCGGTCAAACCGATTTCTCAAAACCGGTCGGGAGCGAGTGCAATAAAAAAAACTTCATAAATTACTCCGTTCTCAAAATCGACCGGGTTTGAAAAATCGGTCGATTTTCGGTGCAATTCACAAAAgcctttttaactttttttcacTTGCGCTCAAAATCGGGTTTTGAAAACCCGACAGGT
This Spinacia oleracea cultivar Varoflay chromosome 6, BTI_SOV_V1, whole genome shotgun sequence DNA region includes the following protein-coding sequences:
- the LOC110787602 gene encoding uncharacterized protein yields the protein MSIAMDNSMMNKTLYDLSNLEPLDGKNCKTVAPDSSLLEKDAKKTAEALTKKEKDNKLVKDHILHHVNGILFDLLITNQSSKSIWDTLQKKYRADDAGKKKYVVGMKMCETLQDNVLLEKFPPSWNDYRNSLKHNMNDMNLQELIGHMRIEEANRLKDKFESLSLNFSKANLVESGAPMGHKAYQYDHRHKRNSNGVSQANLVEKNEVIVAVFVEANLVEKKLEWILDTGASKHFCANKAIMTDFEDASDGDNVYMGNSSIAGVLGKGKVHLKLTSEKTLIFE